A DNA window from Aminipila luticellarii contains the following coding sequences:
- the mraY gene encoding phospho-N-acetylmuramoyl-pentapeptide-transferase, with product MSYLQIGILIIVAFFISLVLTYVEIPILQNLKAGQNIREEGPKAHQAKAGTPSMGGLAIIAATVITCLTSGGMSRDMGVILAAFVLFGLLGFLDDYLKVAKKQNLGLRAWQKLVLQIIIAAAVAAYQSSVSVYGTSVYIPIIDQHWDFGIWYIPFVAFVVVAMVNSVNLTDGLDGLASGVTTLVALFFAIVAVNFGINAGGIFNSALAGGCMGFLMFNKYPAKVFMGDTGSLALGGGLAAAAIIMNMELMLPIAGMLFVVEALSVMIQVVSFQTTGKRVFKMAPLHHHFELCGLKETHVVALFWAFTLICCVIGLLIL from the coding sequence ATGAGTTATTTACAAATTGGAATTTTAATCATAGTGGCATTTTTCATAAGTTTAGTACTGACCTATGTGGAAATACCTATTTTGCAGAATTTAAAAGCGGGACAGAATATCCGGGAGGAAGGGCCAAAAGCTCATCAGGCAAAAGCGGGAACTCCTTCTATGGGCGGTCTGGCAATCATTGCTGCCACCGTGATAACCTGCCTTACATCGGGGGGCATGTCCAGAGATATGGGTGTGATTCTCGCCGCTTTTGTCCTCTTTGGTCTGCTTGGATTTCTGGATGATTACCTGAAAGTGGCCAAAAAGCAGAATCTGGGATTGAGGGCGTGGCAAAAGCTGGTGCTTCAGATCATCATTGCAGCTGCGGTAGCGGCATACCAATCCAGCGTTTCTGTTTATGGGACCTCGGTGTACATACCAATCATCGACCAGCATTGGGATTTTGGTATTTGGTATATTCCTTTTGTAGCCTTTGTAGTGGTGGCCATGGTAAACAGCGTAAACCTGACGGACGGTCTGGACGGGCTTGCATCGGGAGTCACTACTCTGGTAGCTTTATTTTTTGCCATAGTAGCCGTAAATTTTGGCATCAATGCCGGCGGAATTTTCAACTCGGCTTTAGCCGGCGGATGCATGGGATTTTTAATGTTCAATAAGTATCCGGCAAAGGTCTTTATGGGGGATACCGGCTCTTTAGCCTTGGGAGGCGGCTTAGCTGCCGCGGCAATCATCATGAACATGGAGCTGATGCTCCCCATCGCGGGAATGCTGTTTGTAGTGGAAGCCCTTTCCGTAATGATACAGGTGGTCAGCTTTCAGACAACAGGAAAAAGAGTTTTTAAAATGGCGCCTTTACACCATCACTTTGAACTATGCGGTTTAAAGGAAACGCATGTGGTGGCGCTCTTTTGGGCA